A region from the Nostoc sp. HK-01 genome encodes:
- a CDS encoding large repetitive protein: MQVINMVQAPEDNKSAYSLPNNVNLSQTDTNIQINNQTSTGRNHVETEESLNSVCNFAQVPFEVKNFVTSEHGTAQILSINESTGESTQRVILKKGWNAPIGHFTTDVEIFVLTGTLCQGGFKLRNLSYSFIPAGIPTGPWQTEEDAIFLWMPDATPNYITEEYASLEQIPATSVYHANMQTHPRMAEYVPLQELHAMKWESTTFLPPGSARKSLYTNKKTGRATWVLGLVPMWIEGNFYAGHPTTEEAYVISGDVLGHWSMSDDPFNRRYAAMCKDGYYWRPAHVPHGPFWTESGALLLFRTSDRLDCYWILHNPDITQQDEARLQSTLNNNQ; the protein is encoded by the coding sequence ATGCAAGTAATCAATATGGTTCAAGCACCGGAAGATAATAAAAGCGCATATTCTCTCCCTAACAATGTGAACCTTTCACAGACAGACACAAATATACAAATAAATAATCAAACCTCAACAGGACGCAACCATGTAGAAACTGAAGAGTCACTCAATTCAGTTTGCAACTTTGCCCAAGTGCCTTTTGAGGTGAAAAACTTTGTGACTAGTGAACATGGTACTGCTCAGATTCTCTCTATCAACGAAAGTACAGGAGAATCGACACAGCGAGTTATCCTCAAAAAAGGTTGGAACGCACCTATCGGTCATTTCACCACTGATGTAGAGATTTTTGTACTCACTGGGACACTTTGCCAAGGTGGGTTTAAATTACGTAATCTCAGTTACTCATTTATTCCCGCTGGTATACCTACAGGCCCTTGGCAAACCGAAGAAGACGCGATTTTCTTGTGGATGCCAGATGCTACCCCTAATTACATTACCGAAGAATACGCCAGTCTGGAGCAAATTCCCGCCACTTCTGTATACCACGCAAATATGCAGACTCATCCACGGATGGCTGAGTATGTACCATTACAAGAACTCCACGCAATGAAGTGGGAAAGCACAACATTTTTACCTCCTGGTTCAGCACGGAAAAGTTTGTATACCAACAAAAAAACTGGACGCGCTACATGGGTTCTTGGCTTAGTACCAATGTGGATTGAAGGTAACTTTTATGCAGGTCATCCAACAACAGAAGAAGCCTATGTCATCAGCGGAGATGTTCTAGGACATTGGTCTATGAGCGATGATCCATTTAATAGACGCTATGCAGCTATGTGCAAAGATGGTTATTATTGGCGACCAGCCCACGTACCCCACGGCCCCTTTTGGACAGAAAGCGGCGCACTACTTTTGTTTCGGACTAGCGATCGTCTAGACTGTTATTGGATATTACATAACCCAGATATTACCCAGCAAGATGAGGCGCGTCTCCAATCTACGCTGAATAATAACCAGTGA
- a CDS encoding Rieske [2Fe-2S] domain-containing protein, giving the protein MTTIPHQPGLDALATPDNNQAFDWKNCWYPIAFVQDLPKEYPYRFSLYDEPLVLFTNQDGKLGCLTDRCSHRAARLSDGQIINGKIECLYHGWQFGTDGQCLHIPQLSEDAKIPANACVKSFPIVERQGIVWMWAGEEKPAEELIPTIPALDQPGLFCTDYIRDLPYDQTYFIENIIDPAHVFISHDGILGKRENAQPLEIEVIESSIQGIHSRWRGIRQPNQPWIVIDFIAPNLIIYKFGNQEKGRFGGTVLYSLPLSKEKCRIFLRNYGNMFPWQMKLMPKWLDHILVRNLILEGDLQVVVEQKRQLQRLGKSLKEVYLPIKTSDTLVIEYRKWLDRFGKGLPFYQGYSSAKNFHPDELPANSLTLDRLSQHTQICSSCNQAYQVTQLVKQISLGGAIALAALAILTDNSWVSPMAVASALFAVALAFAAQKLKTKFERAYTRH; this is encoded by the coding sequence ATGACAACCATACCGCATCAACCAGGACTTGATGCTTTAGCAACACCAGATAACAATCAAGCATTTGATTGGAAAAACTGCTGGTATCCTATCGCTTTTGTCCAAGATTTACCAAAAGAATATCCTTACAGATTTTCTCTCTATGATGAACCTTTGGTTTTGTTTACAAATCAGGATGGAAAATTAGGATGTTTAACAGATCGTTGCTCTCACCGTGCTGCTAGACTTTCTGATGGACAAATTATTAATGGTAAAATTGAGTGCTTATATCATGGTTGGCAATTTGGGACTGATGGTCAATGTTTGCATATTCCACAATTATCTGAAGATGCCAAAATTCCCGCAAATGCCTGTGTGAAATCTTTTCCAATTGTAGAACGTCAAGGTATTGTTTGGATGTGGGCTGGAGAAGAAAAACCTGCTGAGGAATTAATTCCCACAATACCAGCGTTAGATCAGCCAGGTTTGTTCTGTACAGATTACATTAGAGATTTACCTTATGACCAGACATATTTTATTGAAAATATCATTGATCCAGCCCACGTTTTTATTAGCCATGATGGTATTCTCGGCAAGCGAGAAAATGCCCAACCACTAGAAATAGAAGTTATTGAGAGTTCAATTCAGGGAATTCATAGCCGCTGGCGGGGAATACGACAGCCAAACCAACCTTGGATTGTCATAGATTTTATTGCGCCAAATTTAATTATTTATAAGTTTGGCAATCAAGAAAAAGGTAGATTTGGCGGAACAGTTTTATATTCACTTCCTTTGAGTAAAGAAAAATGCCGAATTTTCCTGAGAAATTATGGAAATATGTTTCCCTGGCAAATGAAGCTAATGCCGAAATGGCTAGATCATATCTTGGTACGCAATTTAATTTTAGAAGGTGATTTACAGGTTGTTGTCGAACAAAAAAGACAACTTCAGCGATTGGGTAAAAGCCTCAAAGAAGTTTATTTACCAATCAAAACTTCTGACACCTTAGTAATTGAGTACCGTAAATGGTTAGACAGATTTGGTAAGGGTTTACCATTTTATCAAGGTTATTCTTCGGCTAAAAACTTTCATCCAGATGAGTTACCAGCAAATTCCTTGACCTTAGATAGACTGTCACAACATACCCAAATATGTAGTTCTTGCAATCAAGCTTATCAGGTGACACAGCTAGTCAAACAAATTTCCCTTGGGGGAGCGATCGCCCTCGCTGCTTTAGCTATACTTACAGATAACTCTTGGGTTTCCCCTATGGCTGTTGCATCTGCATTATTCGCAGTAGCTTTAGCCTTCGCAGCACAAAAATTAAAAACTAAGTTTGAACGTGCTTATACTCGGCATTAG
- a CDS encoding phospholipid/glycerol acyltransferase, whose product MTVVINQHSDSIIDQPLEISSNKGYQFSWFDWFCLWYPPGWLVLFNRHWQHYHSDPDGWNWWEYILFLLPCGFYLALLMRWLRLGCRSPRKEVGEFNPNYQQAFRQEILAPIVKYYFRGELQQINNLPQTGPMIVAMNHAGMCFPWDFLTLGYLLSETREWVVQPLASVSLFEHPWIIWWLPSQWSQVLGGVRAEIGDFETAIAQGKILLYAPEGIRGPGKGWHKRHQLQKFDISFMQLSDRYHIPILPVLCIGSEFLHPWTINSKKLQRIIKLPFLPISPLMLILLLFPSMGIWAMKTRLQYFIQPLEQQINSGKDRADTYQQAQKFRDKLQTQLNQVLKSINKFF is encoded by the coding sequence ATGACCGTTGTGATTAATCAACATTCCGACAGCATCATCGATCAGCCGTTAGAAATATCCTCAAACAAAGGTTATCAATTTAGCTGGTTTGATTGGTTTTGTCTTTGGTATCCGCCGGGATGGTTAGTTTTGTTTAACCGTCATTGGCAACATTATCACAGCGACCCGGATGGTTGGAATTGGTGGGAATATATCTTATTTTTGCTACCTTGCGGGTTTTATTTAGCACTATTGATGCGATGGTTGCGCTTGGGTTGTCGTTCACCAAGAAAAGAAGTCGGAGAATTTAATCCCAACTATCAACAAGCTTTTCGCCAAGAAATTTTAGCCCCTATCGTTAAATATTATTTTCGGGGAGAACTGCAACAGATTAATAACTTACCGCAAACAGGGCCGATGATTGTCGCCATGAATCATGCAGGGATGTGTTTTCCTTGGGACTTTCTCACTTTAGGTTATTTATTAAGTGAAACACGCGAATGGGTAGTGCAACCATTAGCCAGCGTATCTTTATTTGAACATCCTTGGATAATTTGGTGGCTACCTTCGCAATGGTCACAGGTTTTAGGTGGAGTGCGGGCAGAGATTGGTGATTTTGAAACGGCGATCGCTCAGGGTAAAATTTTACTATATGCACCTGAAGGTATCCGCGGGCCGGGTAAAGGTTGGCACAAACGCCATCAACTACAAAAATTTGATATCAGCTTTATGCAGTTGAGCGATCGCTATCATATTCCCATTCTGCCAGTACTTTGCATCGGTAGCGAGTTTTTACATCCTTGGACTATTAATAGTAAAAAATTACAACGCATCATTAAATTACCATTCTTACCCATATCTCCATTAATGCTGATTTTGCTTTTATTTCCCTCAATGGGAATTTGGGCAATGAAAACTCGCTTACAATATTTTATCCAGCCTTTAGAACAACAGATTAATTCGGGTAAAGACCGTGCAGATACTTATCAACAAGCACAGAAATTTCGAGATAAACTACAAACTCAACTTAATCAAGTATTGAAGAGTATAAACAAATTTTTTTAA
- a CDS encoding two-component sensor histidine kinase, producing MPDESYNHEQARLEALRRYQILDTEPEQAYDNLARLAAFICGSSIALVNFIDEDRQWFKAKLGLDASEMPRNVGLSYLCLERKEVVVVKDTLENQEYAVNPAVTGYPYIRFYAGVPLISPDGQILGTLCAIDPAPRELNQQQVEALLALGRQVISQLELRRNLAERQQTEAFLRESDQRLKLALQAAKLGSWQLNLKTWELSASSQCYLNFGLASETEFTYNTLLECIYPDDRSNMQERVRQAIENHGDYEAEYRCIWPNDNSIHWILARGTVIYDSENQPIRIIGVTLDVTDRKQAEEELKRQNLRSQLFAEITLKIRESLQLEEILQTTVQEVQKLLHADRVLIFQLWPDGSGTVVKEAVLPGWPVVLGKNILDPCVQQDYVEKYRQGRISAIFDIEKADIQDCHREFLQQFGVKANLVVPILIRDGIWGLLIAHQCAHPRHWTNFETQLLLQLANQIGIALSQAQLLEQETRHVQELARSNSELEQFAYVASHDLQEPLRMVTSYLQLLERKYSNQLDATADQFINYAVDGARRMQSLINDLLNYSRVTTRGQPFVQVDCAEILQQAIANLKFAIEDSGAEITYNHLPIITADPIQLTQVLQNLIANAIKFRREIPPQIHIEAVRADEVGEQESRGKYTTQNSITPHGLNAPLPLTALPTQNEWLFSVRDNGIGLEAQYAERIFVIFQRLHGRSKYPGTGIGLAICKKIIERHGGHIWVESEPGQGSNFCFTIPDQAGQQS from the coding sequence ATGCCAGATGAATCTTATAATCACGAACAGGCGAGGCTAGAAGCCCTGCGCCGATATCAGATTTTAGATACTGAACCAGAGCAAGCCTACGATAATCTTGCCCGATTAGCGGCCTTTATTTGTGGTAGTTCTATCGCTTTGGTAAATTTCATTGATGAAGACCGTCAATGGTTTAAAGCCAAACTTGGTTTAGATGCGTCAGAAATGCCTCGAAATGTGGGATTATCGTATCTTTGCTTAGAACGCAAGGAAGTTGTAGTTGTAAAAGATACATTGGAAAATCAAGAATATGCTGTTAATCCCGCAGTAACTGGCTATCCATATATCCGGTTTTATGCAGGTGTACCTTTGATTTCTCCAGACGGACAGATATTAGGAACTCTGTGTGCAATTGACCCAGCACCACGGGAACTAAACCAACAACAAGTAGAGGCGCTATTAGCTTTAGGTCGTCAGGTAATTAGTCAGTTAGAACTGAGGCGGAATTTAGCCGAAAGGCAGCAAACTGAGGCTTTTTTGCGGGAAAGTGACCAACGGCTGAAGTTAGCATTACAGGCGGCTAAACTTGGTTCTTGGCAACTCAACCTCAAAACATGGGAATTATCAGCTTCTAGTCAGTGCTATCTCAACTTTGGTCTGGCTTCAGAAACCGAGTTCACCTACAATACGCTATTGGAATGTATTTATCCTGACGATCGCTCGAATATGCAGGAGCGTGTCAGACAAGCTATAGAAAATCACGGCGATTATGAAGCAGAATATCGCTGCATTTGGCCGAATGATAACAGTATTCATTGGATATTAGCACGGGGTACTGTCATCTACGATAGTGAAAATCAGCCAATACGGATAATTGGTGTGACTCTAGATGTCACTGACCGCAAGCAAGCAGAAGAAGAACTCAAAAGGCAGAATTTGCGATCGCAATTATTTGCCGAAATCACCCTCAAAATTCGAGAATCGTTACAATTAGAAGAAATTCTGCAAACGACAGTTCAAGAAGTTCAAAAACTGCTGCACGCTGACCGAGTATTGATTTTTCAGCTTTGGCCTGATGGTTCAGGCACAGTAGTAAAAGAAGCCGTTTTACCAGGTTGGCCTGTGGTTTTAGGAAAAAACATTCTTGACCCTTGTGTTCAACAAGATTACGTAGAAAAGTATCGTCAAGGACGCATCAGTGCAATTTTCGATATTGAAAAAGCTGATATCCAAGACTGTCATCGAGAATTTCTCCAACAGTTTGGTGTCAAGGCGAACCTCGTAGTGCCAATTCTAATTCGAGATGGGATTTGGGGCTTATTGATTGCTCATCAATGCGCTCACCCCCGCCACTGGACAAACTTTGAAACCCAATTATTGCTACAGTTAGCCAATCAAATTGGCATAGCTTTATCCCAAGCGCAACTTTTAGAACAAGAAACCCGCCATGTTCAAGAATTAGCACGTTCCAATTCGGAATTGGAACAGTTCGCCTATGTAGCTTCTCATGATTTGCAAGAACCGTTGCGGATGGTGACAAGTTATTTACAGCTACTAGAGAGGAAATACAGTAACCAACTCGATGCAACTGCGGATCAGTTTATCAACTATGCCGTAGATGGAGCGCGGCGGATGCAAAGCCTGATCAACGACTTGTTAAATTATTCACGAGTGACGACACGCGGACAACCTTTTGTGCAAGTTGATTGTGCAGAAATTTTACAGCAGGCGATCGCTAACCTAAAATTTGCTATAGAAGATAGTGGCGCAGAAATTACATATAATCATTTACCAATAATCACAGCCGATCCCATACAACTAACACAAGTCTTGCAAAACCTCATCGCTAACGCCATTAAATTCCGCAGAGAAATACCACCACAGATTCATATTGAGGCTGTGAGAGCAGACGAAGTAGGGGAGCAAGAAAGCAGGGGAAAATATACTACTCAAAACTCAATTACTCCCCACGGGCTGAACGCCCCGCTACCGCTAACAGCACTCCCCACTCAAAATGAATGGCTATTCTCTGTCAGAGATAATGGAATTGGCTTAGAAGCACAGTACGCTGAACGTATTTTTGTCATTTTTCAGCGCCTACATGGTAGAAGTAAGTACCCAGGTACTGGTATTGGTTTAGCAATTTGTAAGAAAATCATAGAACGCCACGGCGGACATATCTGGGTTGAGTCAGAACCGGGTCAAGGCTCGAACTTCTGTTTCACAATTCCAGATCAAGCAGGTCAACAATCGTGA
- a CDS encoding two component transcriptional regulator, whose product MRILLVDDEVELTDPLSRVLTREGYTVDAAYDGTNGSQLATASNYDLLILDWMLPGKTGLEICHELRRQGKNTPVLFLTAKDTLDDRVQGLDAGADDYLVKPFELRELLARVRALLRRSGSQTYETTPGRLVVADLELDCDNQVAYRQGRIIELSQKESQLLQYFMEHTGQLLTHVQIMEHLWQDEEQPSSNVIAALIRLLRRKIEVGKETTLIHTVYGKGYRFGAAFVESM is encoded by the coding sequence ATGAGAATTTTATTAGTTGACGATGAAGTAGAATTAACTGACCCCTTAAGTCGCGTGTTAACCCGTGAAGGTTACACCGTAGATGCAGCTTATGATGGGACGAATGGTAGTCAACTGGCAACAGCCAGTAATTATGACTTACTAATTTTAGATTGGATGTTACCAGGAAAAACCGGGTTAGAGATTTGCCACGAATTGCGACGACAAGGCAAAAATACACCTGTGCTGTTTCTCACTGCCAAAGATACTTTAGACGATCGCGTGCAAGGTTTAGATGCTGGTGCAGATGATTATTTAGTCAAACCGTTTGAATTACGAGAATTGTTAGCACGAGTCCGGGCTTTATTGCGTCGTAGTGGTTCCCAAACCTATGAAACGACTCCAGGAAGGCTGGTTGTTGCTGATTTAGAACTTGATTGCGACAACCAAGTAGCTTACCGTCAAGGACGCATTATTGAACTATCGCAAAAAGAAAGCCAACTGCTGCAATATTTTATGGAACACACAGGACAGTTGCTAACTCATGTTCAAATCATGGAACATCTATGGCAAGATGAAGAACAACCAAGTAGCAACGTCATAGCAGCATTAATTCGCCTGTTGCGCCGGAAGATCGAGGTAGGTAAAGAAACTACTTTGATTCACACGGTTTATGGTAAAGGCTATCGCTTTGGTGCTGCTTTTGTCGAGTCAATGTGA
- a CDS encoding ATP phosphoribosyltransferase, whose amino-acid sequence MLTVALPKGELLKNSIRLLQSVGLDFSAFLDSGNRQLQILDASGQAKGLLVRAQDVPVYVEYGQAQLGIVGYDVLREKQPQVAHLVDLQFGYCRMSVAVKASSPYKSPLDFSPHCRIASKYVNCAREYFQSLDLPVEIVPLSGSVELGPITGMSEAIVDLVSTGRTLRENGLIELETLYHSTARLIGHPLSYRINTGNLCELSAKLREAALVGV is encoded by the coding sequence ATGTTGACTGTTGCACTACCGAAAGGGGAACTACTAAAAAATAGCATCCGCCTGTTGCAATCTGTAGGATTAGATTTTAGTGCTTTTTTAGATTCTGGAAATCGCCAACTTCAGATTCTTGATGCTAGTGGACAAGCTAAGGGTTTGTTGGTACGCGCACAGGATGTACCTGTCTATGTAGAATATGGTCAGGCACAGTTGGGGATTGTTGGTTACGATGTGTTGCGAGAGAAACAGCCACAGGTTGCACATTTGGTTGATTTACAATTTGGCTATTGTCGCATGTCAGTGGCAGTTAAAGCATCAAGTCCTTACAAATCACCTTTAGATTTCTCACCGCATTGTCGAATTGCTTCTAAGTATGTCAATTGTGCTAGAGAATATTTCCAAAGCCTAGATTTACCTGTAGAAATAGTGCCATTGTCCGGTTCAGTGGAACTTGGCCCAATTACAGGAATGTCAGAAGCAATTGTAGACTTGGTTTCTACGGGGCGGACTCTGCGGGAAAATGGTCTAATTGAGCTTGAAACTTTGTATCACAGTACAGCGCGGTTGATTGGACATCCTTTAAGTTATCGCATCAATACAGGTAATCTGTGCGAATTGAGCGCGAAATTGCGAGAGGCGGCTTTGGTGGGGGTTTAG
- a CDS encoding D-hydantoinase produces the protein MSEPPLLDKIIKNVRVVHPSADAVELLDIGIKNGKFAEIAPHISANQAIEVFDAKNLLGFPGVVDAHTHIGIYQPLDKDAVTESKAAAMGGVTTTLNYIRTGQYYLNKGGSYRDFFPEVLALSAGNFFVDYSYHVAPIASQHIDEIPLLFEEYGVSSFKIFMFYGGYGLHGLSEQQNLFLMINKEERYDFAHFEFIMRGIARLIEKHPAARDTISLSLHCEVAEILNAYTKIVENDSSLSGLHAYSAARPPHSEGLAICIASYLANETNCANINLLHLSSRKAMEAALTMQTAFPHINFRREVTVGHLLLDVDTPNGTWAKVNPPIRPRADVEYLWQAVLNNQIDWIVSDHACCSAEQKRSTKDPNNIWLAKSGFGGTEYLLSGVLSEGSKRGMSYNQMAKLLSWNPSRRFGLLAKGDIAVGYDADLVLVDPNESFVVRAAESESQQGYTPFEGMELTGRVKSTFLRGNLIYNNGQVLGLPSGRYLKRAHSAIKT, from the coding sequence GTGTCTGAACCTCCTTTACTAGATAAAATTATCAAAAATGTCCGCGTTGTTCATCCTTCTGCTGATGCAGTCGAACTACTTGATATAGGTATTAAAAACGGTAAATTTGCGGAAATTGCTCCTCATATTAGCGCAAACCAAGCTATAGAAGTATTCGATGCCAAAAACTTGCTAGGTTTTCCTGGGGTAGTGGATGCTCATACGCACATTGGGATTTATCAACCCCTCGATAAAGATGCAGTGACGGAAAGTAAAGCCGCCGCAATGGGGGGAGTAACTACAACTCTCAATTACATTCGTACCGGACAATATTATCTAAATAAAGGTGGTTCCTACCGCGATTTTTTCCCCGAAGTATTGGCGTTATCCGCAGGTAATTTTTTTGTTGATTACAGCTATCACGTTGCACCTATAGCTAGTCAACATATCGACGAAATACCTTTATTGTTTGAAGAATATGGCGTATCTTCGTTTAAAATTTTCATGTTTTATGGCGGCTATGGTTTGCATGGTTTATCAGAACAGCAAAACTTGTTTTTGATGATAAATAAAGAAGAACGCTACGACTTTGCACATTTTGAATTTATCATGCGCGGGATAGCTCGCTTAATAGAAAAGCATCCAGCCGCGCGAGATACTATTAGCTTAAGTTTGCATTGTGAAGTTGCCGAAATTCTCAACGCCTATACAAAAATAGTAGAAAACGATTCTAGCTTGAGTGGTTTGCACGCTTACAGTGCTGCGCGTCCTCCTCATTCGGAAGGGTTAGCAATTTGTATTGCATCTTATTTGGCGAATGAAACTAACTGTGCAAATATCAATTTGTTGCATCTAAGTTCGCGCAAAGCAATGGAAGCAGCGTTGACGATGCAAACTGCTTTTCCACATATCAATTTTCGGCGAGAAGTGACTGTAGGACATTTATTATTAGATGTTGATACCCCTAATGGTACTTGGGCAAAAGTCAACCCGCCAATTCGTCCTCGCGCTGATGTGGAATATTTATGGCAAGCGGTACTAAATAATCAAATAGATTGGATAGTGAGTGACCATGCTTGCTGTTCTGCTGAACAAAAACGCAGTACAAAAGACCCGAATAATATTTGGTTAGCAAAGTCTGGTTTTGGTGGTACAGAATATTTACTTTCGGGTGTCTTGAGTGAAGGTAGCAAGCGGGGAATGTCTTACAACCAGATGGCTAAGTTGCTATCTTGGAACCCATCGCGGCGGTTTGGGTTGTTAGCAAAAGGGGATATTGCTGTTGGCTATGATGCTGATTTGGTGTTGGTAGACCCTAATGAAAGCTTTGTGGTGCGTGCGGCTGAGTCAGAATCACAGCAAGGTTACACACCTTTTGAGGGAATGGAGTTAACAGGACGGGTGAAAAGTACGTTTTTAAGAGGAAATTTAATTTATAACAATGGGCAAGTTTTGGGTTTACCTAGTGGGCGTTATTTGAAACGAGCTCATTCGGCAATCAAGACATAG
- a CDS encoding response regulator receiver protein, translating to MPIEVLLVEDNPGDAELTRIALQDSKISINLNIVEDGVEAMAFLRKQDNYAKKPHPDIVLLDLNLPRKDGREVLAEIKSDDNLKRIPVVVLTTSQSEEDILKAYNLAANCYITKPVDFDQFVKIVQSIENFWFAIVKLPPE from the coding sequence ATGCCAATTGAGGTTTTGTTAGTCGAAGATAATCCTGGCGATGCTGAACTTACACGCATTGCTCTCCAAGATAGCAAAATCTCAATTAACCTGAATATTGTAGAAGATGGCGTAGAGGCAATGGCATTTTTACGCAAGCAGGACAACTATGCTAAAAAACCTCATCCTGATATTGTCTTGTTAGATTTAAACTTACCCAGAAAAGATGGGCGAGAAGTACTCGCAGAAATTAAATCTGATGACAATCTCAAACGGATTCCTGTCGTTGTGCTGACCACTTCTCAGTCAGAAGAAGATATACTTAAAGCTTATAACTTAGCTGCTAATTGTTATATCACCAAGCCAGTAGATTTTGATCAATTCGTTAAAATTGTACAATCCATAGAAAATTTCTGGTTTGCGATCGTAAAACTGCCGCCGGAGTAA